A portion of the Lolium rigidum isolate FL_2022 chromosome 1, APGP_CSIRO_Lrig_0.1, whole genome shotgun sequence genome contains these proteins:
- the LOC124671307 gene encoding uncharacterized protein LOC124671307, which produces MPMALERGARLGRGVPPPAAACGGSSSAGRGSDSRAEAVHVEEAEEGDGEVQSSLRGPFDTMDALQDSLPCRREVSEFYNSKSSSLANDGDVVLSPQSSKGLANPETPSPKKRKGALPFGINDNETQSKELSPVGDDTNSPTTCRKPLNTAVTGRSPCKTRNGNERDSCKNLPCQCLQRRFTDMNVFCSPPVTPQIQLISVQMGSISAVGQDVAESSRVVSPREKRRKN; this is translated from the exons ATGCCGATGGCGCTGGAGAGAGGCGCCCGGCTCGGCCGCGgggtgccgccgccggccgcggcgTGCGGCGGCTCCTCTTCGGCTGGGCGGGGCAGCGACAGCCGTGCGGAGgcggtgcacgtggaggaggcggaggagggagaCGGGGAGGTGCAGAGCTCGCTCAGAGGCCCCTTCGACACCATGGACGCGCTCCAGGATTCCCTGCCCTGCAG GAGAGAGGTATCCGAATTCTACAATAGCAAATCTAGTTCTTTGGCAAATGATGGGGATGTTGTGCTCTCACCTCAATCTTCAAAAGGCCTTGCTAATCCTGAAACCCCGTCACCTAAGAAGCGTAAGGGTGCTCTTCCATTCGGTATCAACGATAATGAGACCCAGAGCAAAGAGCTGAGCCCTGTCGGCGATGACACCAACAGCCCAACGACCTGCAGGAAGCCACTGAATACAGCTGTTACAGGCAGATCTCCATGCAAGACCAGAAACGGCAATGAGCGTGATTCCTGTAAGAACCTGCCTTGCCAGTGCCTGCAGAGAAGGTTCACTGACATGAATGTCTTTTGTTCTCCACCTGTTACCCCTCAAATTCAGCTGATCTCAGTTCAGATGGGATCTATCTCAGCGGTTGGTCAAGATGTGGCGGAGTCGTCTCGTGTGGTTTCTCCTAGGGAAAAGCGCAGGAAAAACTAG
- the LOC124706782 gene encoding LRR receptor-like serine/threonine-protein kinase ER1: MKSFRQILLILNLFSVANVAGVTSHPAGATLLEVKKSFRNVGNVLYDWSGNDYCSWRGVLCDNVTFAVAALNLSGLNLEGEISPAVGSLKSLVSIDLKSNGLTGQIPDEIGDCSSIKTLDLSFNNLDGDIPFSVSKLKHIETLILKNNQLVGAIPSTLSQLPNLKILDLAQNKLSGEIPRLIYWNEVLQYLGLRGNHLEGSLSPDMCQLTGLWYFDVKNNSLTGQIPDTIGNCTSFQVLDLSYNQLTGSIPFNIGFLQVATLSLQGNKFTGPIPSVIGLMQALAVLDLSYNQLSGPIPSILGNLTYTEKLYMQGNRLTGTIPPELGNMSTLHYLELNDNELTGLIPPELGKLTGLYDLNLANNSLEGPIPNNISSCVNLNSFNAHGNKLNGTIPRSLSKLESMTSLNLSSNSLSGPIPIELSRINNLDILDLSCNMITGPIPSAIGSLEHLLRLNLSKNSLIGFIPAEFGNLRSIMEIDLSNNHLGGLIPQELGMLQNLMLLKLENNNITGDVSSLVNCFSLNILNMSYNNLAGVVPTDNNFSRFTPDSFLGNPGLCGYWVGSCRSSSHQEKPLISKAAILGIALGGLVILLMILVAVCRPHSPPAFKDDSVSKPVSNVPPKLVILNMNMALHVYEDIMRMTENLSEKYIIGYGASSTVYKCVLKNCTPVAVKKLYAQYPQSLKQFQTELETVGSIKHRNLVSLQGYSLSPVGNLLFYEYMENGSLWDVLHEGPSKKKKLDWETRLRIALGAAQGLAYLHHDCSPRIIHRDVKSKNILLDKDYESHLTDFGIAKSLCVSKTHTSTYVMGTIGYIDPEYARTSRLNEKSDVYSYGIVLLELLTGKKPVDNECNLHHSILSKTASNAVMETVDPDISDTCQDLGEVKKIFQLALLCTKRQPSDRPTMHEVVRVLDCLVHPDPPPKPTQPPLSPQTQAVLPSYANEYVSLRGAGALSCATSSSTSDAELFLKFGEAISHNTE; this comes from the exons ATGAAGTCATTTCGTCAGATTCTACTGATCCTGAATCTATTTTCTGTTGCTAATGTGGCTGGGGTTACATCACATCCTGCAGGGGCGACGCTGCTGGAGGTGAAGAAGTCCTTCCGCAACGTCGGCAACGTGTTGTACGACTGGTCCGGCAACGACTACTGCTCCTGGCGCGGCGTCCTCTGCGACAACGTCACCTTCGCCGTCGCCGCGCT GAACCTCTCCGGGCTCAACCTCGAGGGCGAGATCTCTCCGGCCGTCGGCAGCTTGAAGAGCCTCGTCTCGAT TGATTTGAAGTCGAATGGGCTCACCGGCCAGATCCCCGATGAGATTGGCGACTGCTCGTCGATCAAAACGCT GGATTTGTCCTTCAACAACCTTGATGGCGACATACCATTCTCGGTATCCAAGCTGAAGCACATTGAAACCTT GATATTGAAGAACAACCAGCTGGTAGGCGCAATCCCGTCCACGCTATCACAGCTCCCAAATTTGAAGATTTT GGACTTGGCTCAAAACAAACTGAGTGGGGAGATACCAAGACTAATCTATTGGAATGAGGTTCTTCAATACTT GGGATTGCGCGGCAACCATTTAGAAGGAAGCCTCTCCCCGGATATGTGCCAGTTGACCGGCCTTTGGTACTT TGATGTGAAAAACAATAGCTTGACTGGGCAGATACCAGACACAATTGGCAACTGTACGAGTTTTCAGGTCTT GGATTTGTCTTACAATCAATTGACTGGTTCAATCCCGTTCAACATTGGTTTCCTTCAAGTTGCTACACT GTCCTTGCAAGGGAACAAGTTCACTGGTCCTATTCCATCAGTTATTGGCCTCATGCAGGCACTTGCTGTACT AGATCTGAGTTACAACCAATTATCTGGCCCAATACCATCGATACTAGGAAACCTGACATACACTGAGAAACT ATACATGCAAGGCAATAGGTTAACTGGGACAATACCGCCAGAGCTTGGGAATATGTCAACGCTTCATTACCT AGAACTAAATGATAATGAACTTACGGGGCTCATTCCGCCAGAGCTGGGAAAGCTTACAGGCTTGTATGATTT GAACCTTGCAAACAATAGCCTAGAAGGACCAATTCCCAACAACATAAGTTCTTGTGTGAATCTCAATAGCTT CAATGCTCATGGCAACAAGTTAAATGGGACCATTCCCCGTTCATTGTCTAAACTTGAGAGCATGACCTCTTT GAATCTGTCGTCAAATTCTTTGAGTGGACCTATTCCTATTGAGCTATCAAGAAtcaacaatttggacatctt GGACTTATCCTGTAACATGATTACTGGTCCGATTCCATCAGCCATAGGCAGCTTGGAGCATCTACTGAGACT TAACCTGAGCAAGAATAGTCTTATCGGATTCATCCCTGCGGAGTTTGGTAACTTGAGGAGTATCATGGAGAT TGACTTGTCCAATAACCATCTTGGTGGTctgattcctcaagaacttggaatGCTACAGAATCTGATGTTGCT TAAATTGGAAAATAACAATATAACTGGGGATGTCTCTTCATTGGTGAACTGCTTCAGTCTAAATATTTT AAATATGTCGTACAATAATTTGGCTGGTGTTGTCCCTACTGATAACAACTTTTCAAGATTTACACCTGACAG CTTCTTGGGTAATCCTGGACTTTGTGGATATTGGGTTGGCTCATGCCGTTCCTCCAGCCACCAAGAGAAAC CACTAATCTCAAAGGCTGCAATACTAGGCATTGCTCTGGGTGGGCTCGTTATTCTCCTGATGATTCTAGTAGCTGTTTGTAGGCCGCACAGCCCTCCTGCTTTCAAAGATGACTCTGTAAGCAAACCAG TGAGCAATGTCCCGCCCAAGCTAGTGATACTTAATATGAACATGGCCCTTCATGTATATGAAGACATAATGCGGATGACTGAGAACTTGAGTGAGAAATACATCATTGGGTATGGGGCATCGAGCACAGTTTACAAATGTGTTCTGAAGAACTGCACACCGGTGGCAGTCAAAAAGTTGTATGCCCAGTACCCGCAAAGCCTGAAACAATTCCAGACTGAGCTTGAGACTGTTGGCAGTATCAAACACCGGAATTTAGTCAGCCTGCAAGGATACTCCCTCTCACCTGTTGGGAATCTTCTCTTCTACGAGTACATGGAAAATGGCAGCCTCTGGGATGTTTTACATG AAGGTCCATCCAAGAAGAAAAAACTTGATTGGGAGACTCGCCTTAGGATTGCTCTTGGTGCTGCTCAAGGCCTGGCTTACCTTCACCATGACTGCAGTCCGAGAATAATCCACAGGGATGTAAAATCAAAGAATATTCTCCTCGACAAAGATTATGAGTCCCACCTTACGGACTTTGGCATTGCTAAGAGCTTATGTGTTTCAAAGACTCACACGTCGACCTATGTCATGGGCACCATTGGATACATTGATCCCGAGTATGCGCGCACCTCCCGCCTCAACGAGAAGTCTGATGTCTACAGCTATGGCATTGTTCTGCTGGAGCTGCTGACTGGCAAAAAGCCCGTGGACAACGAGTGCAATCTCCATCACTCG ATCCTATCGAAGACGGCAAGCAACGCGGTGATGGAGACCGTCGACCCCGACATCTCAGACACCTGCCAAGATCTCGGCGAGGTGAAGAAGATATTCCAGCTGGCGCTCCTCTGCACCAAGAGGCAGCCATCCGATCGACCGACGATGCATGAGGTGGTGCGTGTCCTGGACTGCCTCGTGCACCCTGACCCGCCGCCGAAGCCCACCCAGCCGCCGTTGTCTCCGCAGACGCAGGCCGTCCTCCCGAGCTACGCCAACGAGTATGTCAGCCTGCGTGGCGCCGGAGCGCTCTCTTGCGCAACTTCGTCGAGCACGTCGGACGCGGAGCTGTTCCTCAAGTTCGGCGAGGCCATCTCCCACAACACCGAGTAG